In Spirochaeta lutea, the following are encoded in one genomic region:
- a CDS encoding metal-sensitive transcriptional regulator, whose protein sequence is MTELKQKDLDMRLKRIEGQIGGIRNMIANERYCIDILTQTSAISSALRKVEELILQNHLDTCVMEAIRSGDPQIQSEKTNEILMLVSKFRKG, encoded by the coding sequence ATGACAGAACTAAAACAAAAAGACCTAGATATGCGTTTGAAACGCATTGAAGGCCAGATTGGTGGTATTCGCAATATGATCGCAAACGAGCGCTATTGTATTGATATCCTTACCCAGACAAGCGCTATTAGTTCGGCCCTGCGAAAAGTTGAAGAACTCATTCTTCAAAACCATCTTGACACCTGTGTTATGGAGGCAATCCGTAGCGGAGATCCTCAAATTCAGTCGGAGAAAACCAACGAAATTTTAATGCTTGTATCTAAATTCAGAAAGGGCTAG
- a CDS encoding ATP-binding protein translates to MNPYCTLQYRAYCTIFCASIIITSNKGFDSWAAMLGDEVMTTALLDRLLHHAHIFSLDGVSYRISQRKER, encoded by the coding sequence TTGAACCCGTATTGCACCCTCCAATATAGGGCATACTGTACAATCTTTTGCGCATCGATCATCATCACGTCCAACAAGGGATTTGATTCGTGGGCAGCGATGCTTGGTGATGAGGTAATGACGACAGCTTTGCTGGATCGCCTGCTGCATCATGCACATATATTTTCTCTTGATGGTGTTTCGTACAGAATTTCACAAAGGAAGGAGAGATAA
- a CDS encoding class I fructose-bisphosphate aldolase yields the protein MAIDIEGILGKDAQDLLTHQPIVSKEQLHLPGPDFVDRVWAISDRSPRVLRSLETLFSHGRLAGSGYLSILPVDQGVEHSGGASFTANPAYFDGENIVRLAIEGGCNAVASTFGVLGSVARKYAHKIPFIVKLNHNELLSYPNSHDQIMFGTVDQAYDMGAVAVGATIYFGSEESNRQIIEVAKAFYRAHELGMATILWCYTRNQGFVTGGKDYHTAADLTGQANHLGVTIEADIVKQKVPTLNGGYKALNMGDSSYGKLDERMYTRLATDHPIDLTRYQVMNGYMGRAGLINSGGASSGDDDLKDAVRTAVINKRAGGMGLISGRKAFQRPTDQGIDLLHAIQDVYLADEVTVA from the coding sequence ATGGCTATCGATATTGAAGGTATCCTTGGTAAGGATGCACAGGACCTTTTAACCCATCAACCCATCGTATCCAAAGAGCAGCTCCACCTTCCCGGTCCGGACTTTGTCGACCGTGTGTGGGCCATTTCTGATCGTTCTCCCCGGGTACTCCGCAGTCTCGAAACCCTCTTTTCCCATGGCCGGCTGGCAGGGTCAGGCTACCTATCCATCCTGCCTGTAGACCAGGGTGTTGAACACTCCGGTGGCGCCAGCTTTACCGCTAACCCGGCGTACTTCGACGGAGAGAACATCGTCCGTCTTGCGATTGAGGGTGGTTGCAATGCGGTAGCCTCGACCTTTGGTGTTTTAGGTTCGGTTGCTCGAAAGTATGCCCATAAAATACCTTTCATAGTAAAGCTCAACCATAATGAGCTGTTAAGTTATCCCAATAGTCATGATCAGATCATGTTTGGGACAGTGGACCAGGCATACGATATGGGGGCAGTTGCAGTCGGCGCTACCATTTATTTCGGATCTGAAGAATCCAACCGGCAAATAATTGAGGTAGCAAAAGCGTTTTATCGAGCCCACGAATTGGGGATGGCTACTATTCTCTGGTGCTACACCCGTAATCAGGGGTTCGTAACCGGCGGGAAAGACTACCACACCGCAGCAGATCTGACGGGTCAGGCCAATCATTTGGGTGTGACCATCGAGGCGGATATTGTTAAACAAAAGGTACCTACACTCAATGGTGGGTACAAAGCCCTCAACATGGGAGATTCTTCTTACGGAAAATTGGATGAGCGTATGTACACCAGGCTTGCAACCGACCATCCCATTGATTTAACCCGCTATCAGGTCATGAATGGGTACATGGGACGCGCCGGGTTGATAAACTCCGGGGGTGCATCCTCGGGTGATGATGATTTAAAGGACGCGGTTCGAACTGCTGTAATCAATAAACGTGCCGGTGGCATGGGCCTTATTTCCGGGCGCAAGGCATTTCAACGTCCCACCGACCAAGGAATTGACCTACTCCATGCGATTCAGGATGTGTACCTTGCAGATGAGGTCACAGTAGCATAG
- a CDS encoding DUF302 domain-containing protein: MAYYISTTLNRPFDESIEEVTRALQAEGFGVLSDIDVKATMKKKLDIDYHNYRILGACNPPYAHRALEAEHMIGTLLPCNVIVQEREAGYIEIAAVDPVSSMGAVNNESIIPIAEEIRQKLERVIQSLK, encoded by the coding sequence ATGGCGTATTACATCTCAACTACCCTGAACCGGCCCTTCGACGAAAGTATTGAAGAAGTAACCCGTGCCCTCCAGGCGGAAGGATTCGGCGTTTTAAGCGATATCGACGTCAAGGCAACCATGAAAAAGAAATTGGACATTGATTACCACAATTATCGGATCCTCGGTGCTTGTAATCCGCCCTACGCCCACCGGGCACTTGAAGCAGAACATATGATCGGCACCCTGCTTCCCTGCAACGTCATCGTTCAGGAAAGGGAGGCAGGATATATTGAAATAGCCGCCGTCGACCCGGTCAGCTCCATGGGGGCGGTGAACAATGAGAGCATTATCCCGATCGCAGAGGAGATCCGTCAAAAACTTGAACGGGTTATACAATCGTTAAAGTGA